Genomic segment of Arachis hypogaea cultivar Tifrunner chromosome 11, arahy.Tifrunner.gnm2.J5K5, whole genome shotgun sequence:
AATCCGTcattgatttttaattataatacgtAAGAGGGATGCATTGTCTAATTCTTAGATCACAACTTATGTCTCATTTTTTGTCCTAGTTTAATCTGAATACAAAAGTTATCATAGAAAAGTTTAAGATACGGTGATTTCTTCGATACAACTAATTTTAGGGAAAGTATAGGccagtaatttttttaaattctggacagcatgtaaccaacaaagaaaagtgagccattgaATAAAATTTCACATCAATTACACactattaaaattatcattaataactatttgatggctacaaatcacaaaaattgttgACCCCTAGCACTTCtcctaattttaaaagaataatagtatttttttggtttaattactttgttggtatctatagttttgtaaaattttaaattagatccctatatatattttttttaattaagtttttacaccaaattcttctttttttaattagattcctcTAAGAAataattggtttaattatataaggactcaactaaaaaaaatgatacaaaaatttaattaaaaaaaatataaaatctaattaaaaatttcacaaaattataaactatttttcTTTTGGAAGTCTCTCAgagtattttaattaaaaatttcacaaaattataaactatttttcTTTTGGAAGTCTCTCAGGgtatcttttatttaaaaattttgctgatttatgtcttaaaaatattataaacaattattttataaaattaataaaaaatatatatttttaatatattaaatatattcaaACTATTAAAAcagatttattattatatttttaaaatatgttcttaagacaaaaattaactaaatcctttgtttagaaaaaaattaactaataattatttaaacctgcactaaaaagataaagataagaatttcttgaaaataaacaaaacaatcGTTTATTTTAAATAGACAAATTTTACAGAATTAAAACAATAATCATTgtattgaaaaagataaataaacaaaataatgcTTTAATTTTGATGGGCTGACTAATGCTAAATTCATCACTTAAATTTAATTCATCACTTAAATTTTTcttatcataaaaataaaatatgactaGAAAGGTTAACTTCATTCATTTCCCTCCTCGCTAATATTCATTCTTCACTTCATCTGCCACAAAATACAATATTCTGCATTTTACAAGAAAGACTATGATAGAATGTTACAGACTCATCACCAGATTCCACATTTATATACATCAGCTTCAAAAATTCTAACCCCTTAAAGAACCATACTAAAAACTTGATTCTTTATACCTCCTGACCCCAACCTAAGTTCTATCTAAATATATGTCCCCATATTTTTAACTACTACATATACTTTCACTATAAAGGTTAAGAGCAGCTTAAAAACGATTTAACCTTTCTGACTTCACTTGGATACACCAGCACAGAATCTACACATAGCCCCCCTTTGGTGTGTGTGCAATCAATTTGAGTCATGgagaatttaatttttgttgatgTATTTCCATCCTCCACAACAAAATTGCCACCATGGTAGAAGCTCCATTTGCCAGGTTCTCTCAGAAAACACTGGGATGTAACAAACTGGCCATCCGAAGTACATAGCTGGAACCTTACAGGCTTTACATCCCAACCATGAACATGTTCAGTGTTGCAGACCCGTCGGCCAAATCTCTTGGAGGGTTGCCCTAGATGTAGTCTGAAGAACAAGCTGTATGTTCCGGCTGGGAATGGGAACTCCACTTCTCCGTCCACTTCAAACCACCAGATTTGCTGAAGGAATGCGACGGTACTGAATCTGCAAAAATGATGGACAAAATCCCAAGATTTACTCAAAAGTGCATTGAAGTGATTAACCATTTAAAACAAGACCTACTATTTTGACAGTTAAACTAGATGATTTTGAGGTTCATTACTTTAATTTCATCATCAACGAGAATAACAAAAGGGGAACGATTCAACTATTTTCACCAATATGCATGTTCTTCCTTAACAAGAAGATTGCACAGAAAATTGAAGCTAATCCAGAAAGTCACACATATATATCAGATCCAATGTTTATATGAAACATAAATAATAGAGTAAAGACCCAACCCGCCCTTTGTCCATTTTAACGAATGACAAGGAGCCCCTTGTCCAAAAAAAAAGGGGACATTTCAGCCCTCAACTTTCTCATTTTAGGACAATACGACCCCTTTATTAAAAAATCTGTAAAATAGTAATGAAAATTAGTGTTGTGAgggttttatttgtaatttgtgggggttttaaactCCCACAAACTATTAGTATGTTTACTTTCGAAAAATTCCTTCACCGGCGGTGGTTAAATAGAGAAAGACCATTGTTGGAAATGATATTGCAGGAAAAGCAAATAATTGCAGTACGAAGACCTTTTAAAGGGAAAAAATAGCATAGAACAAGAAATGAAATAAGATAACATTAATGTTGATGATATTTGTATTGGTGATGATGACAATGAAGGATATAACGATGGTGATAAAGTATGGTTACACAATAGAAATAATAGAGATAGCAGTGATAATGATGAGAATAAATTGgttatattgttaaaaaaaacttTGTGAAGGTTTAAAACCCCCACGAATTACAAATAATCCTcccacaaaattaattttcgtTACTATTTAATAGATTTTTTAATAGAATGGTCGTATTGTCCTAAAATGAAAAGGTTGAGGACTGaagtgtctcttttttttttggacaagggGCGTCTTGTCCTTCGTGAAAATAGACAGGGGCCGGATTGGGTCTTTACTCTAAATAATAGCATTACATATAAAAGTACTAATAAACTCTACTGAAAGGACAAATATAGAATATTTACATCAGCAGATTTCACTAAAGCGCTGCCTGATCTACGCAAGGCCACAAACCATGTTGCCGTGTTGTTTGGATTGCtacaaaataaaacaaactacTAGTTCAACCACCACCTAAAATTGCTTGGTATCAAAGCTGGGTTTTGGTTTTCCTAAGGATTGCTATGTTCTGGGTTCTGGATCCCTATTATAAGTCTTCTTGGTTTAAGTAGGGAGAACATGGGAAGGTGGAACATTCAGGACAAAGTGAAAACGACTTTCAACTGAAGTTGTCACACCAAGTATAATCGGATCTTCACCAAAATGTTTGACCTTCTTGTTGGTTCACCTTTTCAACCAAGCAAAACTTTGGATTTAAAATAAGAAGTGAAATAATCCCTCAATTCCAGTTTCTCTGTCCTCAGTCTACTATCCCACTCCCTCTTGTGTTTTGCTAAATGGTAAAAGTTCAAATTTTCTGTCAATTCAAatacatagaaatcatcaaaaaACTCATTTCTTCTATGAGAATTTACcattttttaaaacttaaaagcaTCCTTCACTAGAAATTTATTTCTTCTATAACTTTCTTTTGTGGcctctttctttttcactttacTCCCTCGAAACACAGTGAGACATAACCTCAACACCCCTGACTTATCTATATGTAACactaaatttcttttttaaaacaataataataaaaaaagaagaaaaagaatgggaATTATAATATAAGAACCATATAACATACTCTGACGTTTTGCATCCTCTGCAACGGTTTGAAACTTGAAAGCTTTTCATAAGCCATCAACTACATAGCAAGCATAAGAAAGAGCTGTTCCCATTTGATACAAAAAATCTTTCAAGGTAAGAAGATCGATGAGTGTGAAGAAGCTTACCTAGATTCTTCAGTTGGTATATAATTCCAATATCTTCGGTCACTGATACCCGTTATTGACAGTCCTTTAGCTGCTATACACATACAAAGCTTCCCTATGTTCTTGTCCAGCCAAAGTTTCTGCTtccatcaagaaaaaaaaaattatcttccaGCAATCCAGCGTGACGAGCATGGTAGCAAACACAAAACCTCATTTGACAAACCGAAAAAGATGCAAAACCCTCTCACTCTTAGGGATCTAAGacttaaaaaggaaaaaattaagaactagaattatcttttttttatttactcttCTTTTACATTAAGGAAAAAGCAACCAAATCATGATCACTTTTTATTTTCCCACGGCAGTGGATCAGTGCTACATTTAAGAATTTGCGGCTAGCCAATAAGTCGCTGGTATTCAAACCCCAACCCTTGTTTAAGCCAACTAGTGTGCTACCCACTCCACCAACCAAGTTGGTTGCAAATCATGACCATTTAACCAGTAAACCAGAGAAAGAACAACGTTTCAATATTTTTCTTGTGCTAAAGTAGTGGTTTCTACAACAAAGGAGTAAAGAAGTGAttcaccaaaataaataaataaataaataataacaataacaataataaagtaaaaaagcTTTTTTGTGCAGCAAAAGAGAATAATGAAAGTGAAAGAAGGTTGATTACCTTGGTGCCTCCATCGAAGGTATTGGTTCTGCAGAGTGCAGAGTAGATGCCTCTCTTTCCATTTTCGAAATCGGTGGGTAAACCATTGAAGATTTGGCGAACAAGAACGTGGTAATTGGAAGGAAGCTTGGATTCCCAAACGAAATCGGCGGAGGAGGCAGCCCTGAAAGTGCGGGTCAAGGTGGCGAGCTTGCAAATCTGGGGAGGGTCCAGGTACTCCATGATCAGCGCCACGCAGCTCTCCGGCAACTCATCCATGCCGCACGTCGGTGACGGTGACGGTGGTGACGAGTGAGAGGAAGAGAAGCTGATTCCCATCAAAGACAGCACTAGAAGGTTccgaagagaaagagaggaatgAATGAGAATGAGATAGAGGAGGGAGAAGTAGGGAAGGGCTTTTATGTTATAATGAGTAATGACTATCGAGTAACGAAAGGGtgacagcagagaagagaagagagagggggaTGTGTGATTCGGACACAAAGCGGAACAACAACGCAAAGAGAAACGGGGAATGAGAAACAAGACAATAAGAAAAGgaaattagaaagaaaatatCATGGTCACTTCCATCAACACCTGCCCCGCATCTTATCTTATATTATAGGAAGACTTTCACATATGCCATTGTACTTTACTGGCATACTagtattctttaatttttcaccGTGGATATAATGAATAAAATAAGTTGGTGGTGAAGATTATAAAGACATTTTTTGATGTGTATATGCGTAGATGTTGAACACCGTGAGATGAGTACCAGCCATTTTGTTAACCgaaaaatggatttttttaaaatgtggctTGATGCCCTTGTTGTACATTCAAAGCAGCTCATATTGTGGTGTTGTGGAAAGTTTAGTGTTGGACTTGGACCGGCTAAATATAGTGTTAGAAGTAGATGTCAATTGAGCTTGAGTTATTGGTTAatgaattcttttatttaaataaaataaaataaaaataaaaataaaaataaatatataattatacaatttttataaattaaatttaatacatCTGTGTCTAATTTTTCTTATATAAATTGTAGCATTGAATTTTAGTATTCATTAGTAAGAGAATATTTAAATAACAATAGTATaaacaataattttaaattattaatattattcattgttaagaaaatatttactaaagacataaaaataaaataaaataatacagataATGCATATTAAGATAAAATGAGTATTttgaagtgaaaaaaaaaatctctattcaaataaaagaatatttgtatacataaatttatttt
This window contains:
- the LOC112722277 gene encoding F-box protein PP2-A12, yielding MGISFSSSHSSPPSPSPTCGMDELPESCVALIMEYLDPPQICKLATLTRTFRAASSADFVWESKLPSNYHVLVRQIFNGLPTDFENGKRGIYSALCRTNTFDGGTKKLWLDKNIGKLCMCIAAKGLSITGISDRRYWNYIPTEESRFSTVAFLQQIWWFEVDGEVEFPFPAGTYSLFFRLHLGQPSKRFGRRVCNTEHVHGWDVKPVRFQLCTSDGQFVTSQCFLREPGKWSFYHGGNFVVEDGNTSTKIKFSMTQIDCTHTKGGLCVDSVLVYPSEVRKVKSFLSCS